One Penicillium oxalicum strain HP7-1 chromosome III, whole genome shotgun sequence genomic region harbors:
- a CDS encoding Laccase abr2, whose product MKVSIYLLLCFTEWTLAATVYFSAHLTWANHSVAGVERPVILTNGQYPGPELRLNQGDDVVFDVYNDCPFGMTVHFHGIEQIGTPWSDGVPGLSQRAIETGAAFRYRWKADQYGAYFYHAHHRGHFEDGLYGPIYIAPSRTVTKPFSLISSSFIHQQAMKLAEIASSPLFLSDWRLLTSEQIWNAEEASGVDAFCANALLINGKGSMTCFSQDQINELTTPEQKAVLGDETLTDIACFPPNVGQGDYPHNYSALLPTMFYGCNPSQGPRHVIDADPGRRYISLDLTSAAGVIDPVFSIDEHFMWVYAVDGRYIQPVKVNALTIPIGNRYSVLVPLDKTPGDYTARLVSGSIQQILNTTAILHYQAPDFLRRPSRPWITLTGTNATANTVFFDVTKAQPYPPIAPSTNIAATHILTIRRFGASYRWTLGNSSYDLELEESQPLLFNQTAIPSDLIVRTNNNTWIDLIIQVDSPAQPAHPIHKHSNKHFAIGQGLGNFTWASVAEAMQSIPESFNLINPPIKDTTPTPATGTGPSWLALRYHVVNPGAFLLHCHVQIHQSGGMALALLDGVDEWPTVPLKYLNNSGF is encoded by the exons ATGAAGGTTTCGATTTACCTCCTTTTATGTTTCACAGAGTGGACTCTTGCCGCTACTGTCTATTTTTCGGCCCACTTGACTTGGGCCAACCACTCGGTGGCAGGCGTTGAGCGTCCGGTCATCCTCACCAACGGCCAGTACCCTGGCCCCGAGTTACGCTTGAATCAGGGAGACGATGTGGTTTTTGACGTGTATAACGATTGTCCATTTGGCATGACGGTGCACTTTCATG GGATTGAACAGATTGGAACACCATGGTCGGATGGGGTGCCTGGACTATCACAGCGCGCTATCGAAACAGGTGCTGCCTTTCGTTATCGCTGGAAGGCAGATCAGTACGGTGCTTACTTCTATCATGCTCATCATCGGGGTCATTTCGAGGACGGTCTGTACGGTCCGATATACATCGCCCCTTCACGTACTGTGACCAAGCCGTTCAGCCTCATCTCAAGTAGTTTCATTCACCAACAGGCCATGAAACTTGCTGAAATTGCGAGCTCGCCTTTATTCTTGTCGGATTGGCGCCTGTTGACTTCCGAACAAATCTGGAATGCCGAGGAAGCTTCCGGCGTTGACGCATTCTGCGCGAATGCTCTGCTCATCAATGGCAAAGGCTCAATGACGTGCTTCTCGCAAGACCAGATCAATGAGTTGACAACGCCTGAGCAAAAAGCTGTTCTGGGTGACGAGACCTTGACTGATATAGC TTGCTTCCCGCCAAACGTTGGGCAGGGAGATTACCCTCACAATTACAGTGCACTACTACCGACGATGTTCTATGGATGTAACCCGAGTCAAGGTCCACGGCATGTAATTGATGCAGATCCAGGTCGCAGATACATCAGCTTGGATCTCACCAGCGCAGCCGGGGTGATTGATCCAgtcttctccatcgacgAGCACTTTATGTGGGTATACGCCGTAGATGGACGATACATCCAACCGGTCAAAGTCAACGCTCTCACCATCCCCATCGGTAACAGATACTCGGTCCTTGTGCCTCTCGACAAGACCCCAGGGGACTACACTGCCCGCTTGGTCAGTGGGAGTATTCAACAAATTCTTAACACCACAGCTATTCTACACTATCAAGCCCCCGACTTCCTACGcaggccatcaaggccatGGATCACGCTGACAGGTACCAACGCGACGGCCAACACCGTCTTCTTCGACGTGACCAAAGCCCAACCTTACCCCCCGATTGCTCCGTCCACCAACATCGCAGCGACTCACATCCTGACAATCCGTCGCTTCGGCGCATCGTACCGCTGGACGCTCGGAAACAGCAGCTACGATCTTGAATTGGAAGAATCCCAGCCCTTACTCTTTAATCAGACCGCCATTCCCAGCGACTTGATCGTTCgcaccaacaacaacacctGGATCGATCTTATTATCCAAGTCGATTCACCTGCTCAGCCGGCGCATCCAATCCATAAGCACTCCAACAAACATTTCGCAATTGGTCAAGGTCTCGGGAATTTTACATGGGCATCGGTCGCGGAAGCGATGCAATCAATTCCTGAATCATTCAATTTGATCAATCCGCCCATTAAAGACACAACTCCGACTCCTGCCACGGGCACTGGTCCCAGTTGGCTGGCTCTTCGGTATCATGTTGTGAATCCCGGAGCTTTTCTGTTACATTGTCATGTGCAGATTCATCAGAGTGGGGggatggccttggccttgttGGATGGAGTCGACGAATGGCCCACTGTACCTTTGAAATATTTGAATAATTCAGGGTTCTAG
- a CDS encoding Tyrosine--tRNA ligase, cytoplasmic, translating to MSMSPEERFDLIRENLGEVLNPELIESILKEGRNPRIYWGTATTGRPHSGYFVAALKIAQLLAAGCEVVILLADVHAFLDSMKAPLELVENRVKYYEKVIRAILEAVGVSTDKLEFVLGSSYQRNSDYVMDVYRLAALTSEHDCRKAGAEIVKQSTNAPMSGLLYPILQVLDEEYLKVDAELGGLDQRKLFVAATEWLPKLGYRKRAHLITPMVAGLSGGKMSSSVEDSKIDLLDPPEAVAKKIRKSEAAPKIVENNGIIAMVEFVLLPAAGLAGKKEFRVERRDAEPLIYTDIQQLKEDYANDILTPQFLKPAAAEALTRLMAPIYDAYQASPEWQEITLKAYPPPVVQKKQKKVKDRGTRRPGAAQEQQPQQELPERPKEQSTEQ from the exons ATGTCGATGTCTCCAGAGGAAAGGTTTGATCTCATCCGTGAGAACCTCGGGGAGGTGCTCAATCCTGAACTGATTGAGAGCATTCTGAAGGAGGGTCGCAACCCTCGTATCTACTGGG GTACCGCTACAACTGGCAGACCTCACTCTGGATATTTCGTCGCTGCTTTGAAAATTGCCCAGCTTCTCGCGGCAGGATGTGAGGTGGTTATTCTTCTTGCCGATGTGCACGCATTCTTGGACTCCATGAAGGCTCCCCTCGAGCTTGTCGAGAATCGTGTCAAATACTACGAGAAGGTCATCCGAGCTATCCTTGAGGCTGTCGGTGTCTCAACCGATAAACTGGAATTTGTTCTCGGCAGCTCGTACCAACGCAATTCCGACTATGTCATGGATGTCTACCGGCTGGCTGCGTTGACTTCCGAGCACGACTGCAGGAAGGCGGGCGCTGAGATTGTCAAGCAATCCACAAATGCCCCCATGAGTGGACTGCTCTACCCAATTCTGCAAGTCCTTGACGAGGAGTACCTTAAGGTCGATGCGGAGCTCGGAG GTCTTGATCAGCGTAAGCTCTTTGTGGCTGCCACGGAATGGCTTCCTAAGCTTGGTTACCGAAAG CGCGCTCACTTGATCACGCCAATGGTGGCAGGGTTGAGTGGAGGTAAGATGAGTTCAAGTGTTGAGG ATAGCAAAATCGACCTTCTCGACCCGCCAGAGGCTGTGGCCAAGAAGATTCGCAAGTCAGAAGCGGCGCCAAAGATTGTGGAAAACAACGGAATCATCGCCATGGTGGAGTTCGTTCTGCTGCCCGCAGCCGGTCTTGCGGGTAAGAAGGAATTCCGCGTTGAACGCCGGGATGCCGAACCTTTGATCTACACCGATATTCAACAACTCAAGGAAGATTATGCCAACGACATC TTGACTCCCCAATTCCTCAAGCCTGCAGCTGCCGAGGCTCTGACTCGTCTCATGGCTCCTATCTACGACGCCTACCAGGCCTCTCCAGAGTGGCAGGAGATTACACTCAAGGCTTACCCACCCCCTGTTGttcagaagaagcagaagaaggtcAAGGACAGAGGCACGCGTCGGCCCGGCGCTGCTcaggagcagcagcctcAGCAAGAGCTCCCCGAGCGGCCCAAGGAACAGTCCACGGAGCAGTAG